A genome region from Thermoanaerobacterium xylanolyticum LX-11 includes the following:
- the larB gene encoding nickel pincer cofactor biosynthesis protein LarB yields MMYDSIIKDVLEKYNNGLIKLEEAVEVLKKLPYEDLGFAKIDYNREVRRGYPEVIYCEGKTPEQVREIALRMYEKGSNVLGTRASLDHFEAVKEVCDKVVYYDEARIISIRTDEIKKTKGVIGVVAAGTSDLPVAEEAAVTAELMGNSVKRIYDVGVAGIHRLISKIDELRSFRVIICIAGMEGALPTVVGGLVACPIIAVPTSVGYGANFHGLSALLAMLNSCSSGVSVVNIDNGFGAAYSASLINKIGE; encoded by the coding sequence ATGATGTACGATAGTATTATAAAAGATGTACTTGAGAAATATAATAATGGTTTAATTAAATTGGAAGAAGCTGTTGAGGTATTAAAAAAACTTCCTTACGAAGATTTAGGATTTGCAAAAATAGATTACAATAGAGAAGTAAGGCGTGGATACCCTGAAGTTATATACTGCGAAGGAAAGACTCCTGAACAAGTGAGAGAAATAGCATTAAGAATGTATGAAAAAGGCAGCAATGTATTAGGTACAAGAGCATCTTTAGATCATTTTGAAGCAGTAAAAGAAGTATGCGATAAAGTTGTTTATTACGATGAAGCAAGGATAATATCAATTAGAACAGATGAAATAAAAAAAACGAAAGGTGTAATAGGAGTTGTTGCAGCAGGTACATCTGATCTTCCTGTAGCTGAAGAAGCGGCTGTAACTGCTGAACTTATGGGTAATTCCGTAAAACGTATATATGATGTAGGTGTGGCTGGAATACACAGATTGATAAGCAAAATTGATGAACTAAGGAGCTTTAGAGTCATAATATGTATTGCAGGTATGGAAGGTGCTTTGCCTACAGTTGTAGGTGGACTTGTTGCATGTCCAATCATTGCAGTGCCAACAAGTGTTGGATATGGTGCTAATTTTCATGGGCTTTCGGCGCTTCTTGCTATGCTTAACTCATGTTCCAGTGGTGTCAGTGTAGTCAACATTGACAATGGGTTTGGCGCAGCGTATTCTGCAAGTCTAATAAATAAGATAGGAGAGTAG
- the larC gene encoding nickel pincer cofactor biosynthesis protein LarC translates to MKLLYFDCFAGISGDMTISSLLGHGIVDVDKFKEELNKIPLSGYSLKFGTTQKNGITANTFEVDFDEGHHHHRTMKDIEDIINGSLLNDNVKEMSLKIFRNLADAEGKVHGLPSHEVHFHEVGAVDSIIDIVGTSVLVDMIRPDKIIFSKLPLGSGFVKSQHGLIPIPAPATAELLKGIPVYDNGVCGELVTPTGAAIAKTLAHEFGTMPECEFESIGYGAGHKDLEVPNVLRTIVGTVELKKK, encoded by the coding sequence ATGAAGCTTTTGTACTTTGATTGTTTTGCGGGAATTTCAGGCGATATGACAATTTCCTCTCTTTTAGGACATGGCATAGTAGATGTAGATAAATTTAAAGAGGAGCTTAATAAGATTCCCTTAAGCGGATACAGTTTAAAATTTGGAACAACGCAGAAGAATGGGATAACTGCAAATACTTTTGAAGTCGACTTTGATGAAGGACATCACCATCACAGGACTATGAAGGACATTGAGGACATAATAAATGGAAGTTTGCTAAATGATAATGTAAAAGAAATGAGCCTTAAGATATTTCGCAATCTGGCAGATGCTGAAGGTAAAGTGCATGGACTGCCGTCTCATGAAGTTCACTTTCATGAAGTAGGAGCAGTTGATTCTATCATTGATATAGTTGGAACATCTGTGCTTGTAGACATGATAAGACCTGATAAAATCATCTTTTCAAAGCTGCCTTTAGGTTCTGGGTTTGTGAAAAGCCAGCATGGCTTAATACCTATTCCAGCTCCAGCTACAGCAGAATTATTAAAAGGCATACCTGTCTATGATAATGGAGTGTGTGGTGAGCTTGTGACGCCTACAGGTGCTGCAATAGCTAAAACATTGGCTCATGAGTTTGGAACGATGCCGGAATGTGAATTTGAGTCTATAGGATACGGTGCAGGGCATAAAGACCTTGAGGTGCCAAACGTATTAAGG